Below is a window of Chryseobacterium arthrosphaerae DNA.
GATCTTCAGGATTGTTTCGTAGATCAGTTTTATCACATTCCCTACATCTTCTTTAGATACCATTTCCACTGTTGTATGCATATAGCGCAAAGGTAAGGAAATTAAAGCACTTGGCACACCGCCATTGGAATGAGCGAAAGCATCGGTGTCAGTTCCTGTAGCTCTGCTTGCTGCTGCTCTCTGGTAAGGGATCTTTTTCGTTTTTGCCGTGTCAATGATCAGTTCACGGATGGTATGATGAATACTTGGAGCAAAGAATACAACAGGTCCTGCGCCACATTTCTGATCACCTTCCTTTTTCTTCTCGATCATCGGGGTTGTTGTATCATGGGTAACATCCGTTACGATTGCAATATTAGGCTTGATGGTATCAGCAATCATATCAGCACCATACAGACCCACCTCTTCCTGTACGGAATTGGTAATATAAAGCCCGAAAGGGATTGATTTTTTATTCTCTTTTAAAAGTCTTGCCACTTCAGCAATCATAAAACCTCCGATTCTGTTATCCAGTGCCCTGCAGACAAAGTATCTTTCGTTCATTTCAAAGAATTCATCAGGATAGGTAATCATACATCCCACGAAAATTCCCAGATCCTCCACTTCTTTTTTGGAAGTGGCACCACAGTCGATAAAGATATTTTCAATTTTAGGAGTAGGTTCATTCTGATTGGTTCTGGTATGGATTGCAGGCCAACCGAATACTCCCTTTACAATTCCGTTTTCTCCGTGGATATGCACTACTTTCGAAGGAGCAATGGTCTGATCCGATCCTCCGTTTCTGATCACGTAGATCAGACCGTCATCCGTAATATAATTAACATACCATGAAATTTCATCAGCATGGGCTTCAATCACTACTTTGAATTCGGCTTCAGGATTAATGATTCCGTAGCATGTTCCGTAATGGTCCACTTCAATTTTATCTACATAGGGTCTGATGTAATCCATCCATACTTCCTGTCCCTTATGTTCGTAACCTGTTGGCGATGATGTGTTTAGATATTTTTCTAAAAATTTCAAAGATTTCTTTTCAAATTTCATAAAAAGGAATGATTTTTGCGTTCAATTTTTGTTCTTATAAGTGTAAAAAT
It encodes the following:
- the chrP gene encoding chryseobasin maturation metalloprotease ChrP; this translates as MKFEKKSLKFLEKYLNTSSPTGYEHKGQEVWMDYIRPYVDKIEVDHYGTCYGIINPEAEFKVVIEAHADEISWYVNYITDDGLIYVIRNGGSDQTIAPSKVVHIHGENGIVKGVFGWPAIHTRTNQNEPTPKIENIFIDCGATSKKEVEDLGIFVGCMITYPDEFFEMNERYFVCRALDNRIGGFMIAEVARLLKENKKSIPFGLYITNSVQEEVGLYGADMIADTIKPNIAIVTDVTHDTTTPMIEKKKEGDQKCGAGPVVFFAPSIHHTIRELIIDTAKTKKIPYQRAAASRATGTDTDAFAHSNGGVPSALISLPLRYMHTTVEMVSKEDVGNVIKLIYETILKIKPEMKLKYH